Genomic DNA from Paenibacillus borealis:
TTACCGAAAGGCAGTGTAGTCAGCACTTCGCCCATTGTAATGTCACCAACATTGATGGCCTCACGTATGCCGCCGCCATTCTGGATAGCAACAACACCCTTGATAGAGGCGCGATCACTAGCCGAAACGAAGCCCGGCATCAATTCTGTGACTTTCTCCGCGATGCTGTCGGCAATCATATTGCCGATTGGTGTCTCTTCACTGCGTACAACACGGGTCGATTTACCATTGATCATCCGGTAGGTGTAGAGATCCACATTGGTGTAACCTACAACCGTGCTCCGGACAGCTGCCAATTCAGCATCGATTGGAGCAAGAATTGCGCTAGCTGTAGCGTCTGGACCAAATAGGTTGACATCCAGCAGTTTGCCTTTGTAAGCCTTGATTTCACCATCTTTGTCAAAGGTTACGTCGAGCTCACCGAGGAACTGGCTGTATTCACCGGTCTGCACAATCAGTACATTCTTGCCGGTGCCCACATTGACGATCGGTGTTGGAGGATTATCCACCTTCGTATGCGAGTGTCCGCCGACGATAATGTCGATACCCGGAACGTCTTTGGCAAGTTCCTGATCTACGGTATAACCCAGGTGGGTGACCGCGATAATCTTATTAATGCCCTGATCTTGCAGTGCTTTGACTGTCTTTTTTGCACTTTCTATATGCTCTTTGAAAATAATTTTGTCTCCTGGCGATGATAGACCAGTTGTGTCCTCGGTAGTCAGGCCGAAGATGCCGATCTTTTCGCCGTAAACATCCTTAATGACTGAAGGATAGATGTTTCCGTCTTTGGCCGTACTCTTGGCCTCATCGGTTTCAAGTATTCCGGTCATCTCATGATAGAGATCCGCAAGCTCACTGTTATTCGTGGTGAAGTCGATATTGGAGCTGGCAAACGGGAACTGGGCGGCCGTTACGAAATTCTTCAGTACTTCCGGATTTTTATCATTCATATCAAATTCATGGTTACCGAAGGTCATCACATCATAGCCGATGTTATTCATGAACTTGATATCTGCCTGACCCCTGAATTGATTGAAATACAAGGTTCCGGAGAAGACGTCGCCCGCATCCAGCAGTACAGTATTGCCTGTCCGTTCGCTGCTGGTAGCTGAAGTGCGTTTCGCCACATTCTCTAGATGACCGTGAGTATCATTGGTATGCAGTACCCGCAGATTGAAATCCTCTGTAGTGAAGTCAATTTGTGCGAGCAGCGGATCATGGTCACTGATCCGGATATCAGCCGGGAATTCAGTGCCTGGAGGATAATCTCCCGGATCAGCAAAGTCCGAGTTGATATGCACGATGTCGAGTGTAGTGTCCGATGCCAGTCTATTGTTGACGAGGATATGATCCAGCGTCTGTGAATTGCCTTGGAATACGTAGGAGTAACGTTCGTTCAGCGGCAGGGTATTTACGAGATTCGTAAGCGCGCTGCCTTTGAGAATATTCAGCGTATTGGAGAACTGGAAGTCATTCAAATCGCCGAGTACGACGATATTGGCATCCGCATTCTCTTGGAGCACATCCTCAACGAAACCGTTGACGACCTTGGCGATCTTGGCCCGCTGGACTTCCGTGGTGAAGACCGGTGGCTGAACAGAGCCGAAGAGGTAATTGTCGCTGCTCTTGGAATTGAAATGGTTGGCGATCACGATCACATCATTGCCTTCGAAAGTAAACTCGGCAGCCAGCGGCTTGCGCGAGTCAATGAAGGCTTCATTTGTCGGATCGATACGTCCGGGATTTACACTAAGACCGGAGGCTGTGCTGTAGGTGACGGATTCAGTGGCACTTCCTTTTGTCTTTCCGCTATCCTTCAGTGCAACACGGTTCGTATTGTACAGGAAGCCCGAGCGGATATTGCCTTCCGGAACGCCGCCGTCCTGATTATTAAGCGGAGCAATGTCGGTATAGGCATAAGCGGATGCACCGCCGTCGATCACTTCAATGGCAGCAATCAGTGCTTCGAAGCTCTCATTAGCCTCGGTAACACCAGTGCCCGTACCGTTATTATCCTGAACTTCGGTCAGGCCGATAATGTCCGGCGTTTTGAGATTGTTCACGATATCCTTAGCTACATTTTCGATCTTCTTGGCATCATTAAGTTTAGAGAAGTTCTCAATATTAAAGGAAGCAATATTCAACTTGCCTTCTGCATTTGAAGAGAGAGAAGTCACTTCCCTTTGCAATTTGCTGGTTGAGACATCCGGCAGTGTGCCCGTTTCTGTGGAAATCAGGAATTTTCCGTAATCATAGTTCATAATACCGGTAATGTTGCTTGTGAACTGCTGGCCTGTTGTCAGCACCGGTGCGGATTTCACGGAGAGGATCAGGCGCTGGGGATTATAGTCAGCACCAGTCAGCACCAGTCCGCCTGCAGCAGAAGTGACTTCAGTGGTATTGGCTGTTCCGTTAACAGTAATCACGGGGATTTCGAAGGTGCTGCTGGAAGCATAATAGACAGCAGGTCCCACGGTAGTCGGCTTGGTGAGCTCCAGGCGCATGCCTTCCAGACTTTCGTAGAAGTCGATGGCATCGGTGTCCGGATCAAATTTGGCAAACTTATCATCATCGATAACCGCAGTCGGTACCACACGTCCGCCGGTGCCCAACAGAGTTGCTGCCGGAAGCGGGTTGCCGCTGCTGAGAAACGTAGTTTTGCTGGCAGCAATTTCCGTAGTCGTCAATTGTCCGGAGAAGCCGTACTCCTGAACAGTTCCGTCTACGGTTATAGCATCGCCTACTTTAACGGCACTGCTTCCGCCCTTTTGATAGATGAGAATGGCTTCAGAAGTTTTGATATCGTTATCCATATCGGCTGCTGCAGATTGAATATAGAAACTATCCGCGTCCTTGACGTAAGTGACAATACCTTTGACGTTAGTAACGAGGCTGTCAAGGTATGGAGATGTATGCGAAGCACCTTGAATCTGGCTGATCTTCAGATTGTCCAGTACAGCCGAAACTGTATAATTAAAAGTAGCTGTTGGACCATTCTCTAAATCGGGTAATGAAGAGTAGGCTTTAATGGTAAGAGTATTGTAACTTGAACTTACAGGGATAGGAGCATCATACCACTTGTTTATAACTTCTGCGGTAGTACTGCCGTTTGCGTAGACGCTGTAGTACACGCTTGCTGTAACTGAAGTACTTAATGTGATGGAAGAACCAATGCCTATTTTGGATCCTGATGAAGGAAAGGCAGTAACAGGTGGAGCCTGATTCTCACCGTAGAGAGTAACACTGGAAGTGTTTCTAACTCCAGGTACGCTGAAGTATGTTTCTCTTGTTCCTGTAACCACAATTTGTTTTCCAATCAGTGAAGGATTCGATTTCAAACCGAATTCTGACCGGATGTAGGCGGGTGTACTCGGGAGCTGGACCGGCATGATTTTGGAATTATCCGTTTCTCCCGGCTGATCTGCTATGGCCAAATTTGTGTCAGCGGCAAGGTCCGTAGATGAATATGAAGGACCGTTTGAGGTATACCCTACTACATAACCTGTGACTACGATAGCTTCGCTAGGTGACTTTGCAATTGCAGCTGTTACAGTTAGTGGAGCATCTGCCGAAGCCGTGCCGGAACCTAACGATAATCCCGGGAATATCCCGGTCAAGAGCAATGCAACCGCTAGGAATAGACTAAGCGGCCTCCTGCATTGTGAAGAAAGTTTCATGTAAGTATACCTCCCCATAAAATATCATTTCCACTTAAATATAATAGAGATAATAGTTTTCCAAAGCAATTTTTCGTCAAAATTTGTTAATAGTGCATAAATTAATAGGAAGAATCCCTAAAATATTTTAATATTTAAGGGATTTCTTGATGAATACAGCTTTTTTTCCTGAAAACTATGTAAACTTAATGTTAATAGAATGTAAAGTCTAAAAGAGAATAGAAACGGCCTCGCTGCCCATTGAAGGACGGCGAGGCCGTTTCTGTTTATTTCTATAACATCAGCTTTTCTGCGCCGCCCATATAAGGCCGCAGCGCCTGCGGGATATAGACCGATCCGTCTTCCTGCTGGTGATTCTCCAGCAGCGGAATCAGAATGCGCGGCGTGGCAACCGCCGTGTTGTTCAGGGTATGGCAGTACTGCAGCCGCCCGTCTTCATCACGGTAGCGGATGCCTGAGCGGCGGGCCTGGAAGTCGAGCAGATTCGAAGCCGAATGGGTCTCCCCATAAGCATCTCTGCTGGGCATCCAGGTCTCGATGTCATATTGCTTATGTGTCTTCATCGCCATGTCGCCGCTGCAGACGGCCACTACCCGGTAAGGCAGCTCCAACAGCTGGAGAATATGCTCGGCATTGCCGAGAATCTCCTGCAGCATCTGCTCCGACTCCCCCGCATCGTTCCGGCACATCACCACCTGTTCGATCTTCGAGAACTGGTGTACACGGTACAGCCCGCGTACATCGCGGCCTGCCGAGCCTACCTCGCGGCGGAAGCAGGCCGACATTCCGGCCAGCCGCAGCGGCGCTTCGAGATCGAGGATCTCATCGCTGTACAGCGAGACCAGCGATACCTCCGAGGTGCCGGCCAGCCAGCGCTTCTCTCCCGTCAGCTCATAGGTCTGATCCATGCCGCCAGGGAAGAACCCGGTCCGCTCCAGCGCTTCCGGCCGGACGATTACCGGCACATCCATCACGGTGAAGCCGCGCTGCATCAGTACATCCAGCGCCAGCCGCTGCACAGCCAGATGCAGGAGCAGCCCGGCCCCCTTCAGCACGTAGCTGCGGGGTCCGCCGGCTTTGACGCCGCGCGGAATGTCGAGGATGCCGTGCAGCTCTCCGAGCTCGACGTGGTCGCGCGCACTGAAGCCGAATACCGGCGGCGATCCATGCCGCCGCAGCTCCACATTCGCGCTGTCGTCCGGCCCGATCGGCGTATCCGCCGATATGGGATTCGGCGCGAGCAGCAGCAGCTCGCCGCAGCGGCGCTCCGCTTCAAGGAGCCCTGCCTCCAGCGTGGTCAGCTGGCCGTTGATCTCCCGCACCTGCTCCTTGGCCTGTTCTCCGCCTGCAGCGTCGCCCTGGCGCAGCAGGCGCTCGACTTCTTTGGTCAGCGCATTGCGCTCTGCCCGGCGCTGCTCCGTTTCCCGGCGGGCCTGCCGCCGCCGGTCATCCCACTCCAGCAGCTCCGTAAGCGGGAACGCTACCTTTTTCCACTCCGCCGTCTTCCGTACAATATCCTCGTTCTCCCTGATCCAGTTCATGTCCAGCATGCCGCATCCGCTCCTTTTTGTGTTTAAAAAAATACAAAAAACGCCCTCATCCATGGGACGAGGAGCGCCAGCTCGCGGTGCCACCCAGGTTGACCCCATTCCGGTAAAACAGCTGTATAGCGCGGAATAAGGCCCTCTTTGGTCTTCGCGGTAACGGGCGAAACCCGGTAAACTTAGGGAACAGGGGAACTGCTCCGGTCGCAGACGCCTCGCGGTTGGATGCCGGTCATTGGCCTGGTCGGGATATAGGTTTGCCGTTTATTATAACCATAGAAGGACCGGGATGCAAGCGCAATTGAGGTTTGACAATATTCCCTGTACTCTGCTAGGATTATTACTAATTTAAAGTATTTGTGTCCGGCACAGCAGCCCGGCATATCTTATAAAAGCGGACGGAAGAGGTGCGGAAGTGGCTAAAATAGTGGTAATTAACGGTACGCCATCCCTGGTATCACGGATCAATGCCGTGATTGAATATGCTGAAGAGGATCTGCGGGAACGCGGGTTTGAAGTGGAACGGATTAATGTAGCGGAGCTTCCGGCGGAGGATCTGATTCATACCAAGTTTGAGAGCGAAGCCATCGTCAAAGCGAATGGCCTGGTGGCTGAAGCGGACGCGGTGATTGTCGTCAGTCCGGTGTACAAAGCTTCCTATACGGGAGTGCTGAAGACCTTCCTGGACCTGGTTCCGCAAAAAG
This window encodes:
- a CDS encoding S-layer homology domain-containing protein is translated as MTGIFPGLSLGSGTASADAPLTVTAAIAKSPSEAIVVTGYVVGYTSNGPSYSSTDLAADTNLAIADQPGETDNSKIMPVQLPSTPAYIRSEFGLKSNPSLIGKQIVVTGTRETYFSVPGVRNTSSVTLYGENQAPPVTAFPSSGSKIGIGSSITLSTSVTASVYYSVYANGSTTAEVINKWYDAPIPVSSSYNTLTIKAYSSLPDLENGPTATFNYTVSAVLDNLKISQIQGASHTSPYLDSLVTNVKGIVTYVKDADSFYIQSAAADMDNDIKTSEAILIYQKGGSSAVKVGDAITVDGTVQEYGFSGQLTTTEIAASKTTFLSSGNPLPAATLLGTGGRVVPTAVIDDDKFAKFDPDTDAIDFYESLEGMRLELTKPTTVGPAVYYASSSTFEIPVITVNGTANTTEVTSAAGGLVLTGADYNPQRLILSVKSAPVLTTGQQFTSNITGIMNYDYGKFLISTETGTLPDVSTSKLQREVTSLSSNAEGKLNIASFNIENFSKLNDAKKIENVAKDIVNNLKTPDIIGLTEVQDNNGTGTGVTEANESFEALIAAIEVIDGGASAYAYTDIAPLNNQDGGVPEGNIRSGFLYNTNRVALKDSGKTKGSATESVTYSTASGLSVNPGRIDPTNEAFIDSRKPLAAEFTFEGNDVIVIANHFNSKSSDNYLFGSVQPPVFTTEVQRAKIAKVVNGFVEDVLQENADANIVVLGDLNDFQFSNTLNILKGSALTNLVNTLPLNERYSYVFQGNSQTLDHILVNNRLASDTTLDIVHINSDFADPGDYPPGTEFPADIRISDHDPLLAQIDFTTEDFNLRVLHTNDTHGHLENVAKRTSATSSERTGNTVLLDAGDVFSGTLYFNQFRGQADIKFMNNIGYDVMTFGNHEFDMNDKNPEVLKNFVTAAQFPFASSNIDFTTNNSELADLYHEMTGILETDEAKSTAKDGNIYPSVIKDVYGEKIGIFGLTTEDTTGLSSPGDKIIFKEHIESAKKTVKALQDQGINKIIAVTHLGYTVDQELAKDVPGIDIIVGGHSHTKVDNPPTPIVNVGTGKNVLIVQTGEYSQFLGELDVTFDKDGEIKAYKGKLLDVNLFGPDATASAILAPIDAELAAVRSTVVGYTNVDLYTYRMINGKSTRVVRSEETPIGNMIADSIAEKVTELMPGFVSASDRASIKGVVAIQNGGGIREAINVGDITMGEVLTTLPFGNGLAALKVTGAEIISSLENAVSGISSDQGRFAHVSGMRYTYDSTKKPEIVDALTNKVTQVGERIVSVDIKQADGSYLPVDPAAYYILSTNSFMAGGGDFYRALASAKADGRYYELGLPDFEVLLAYLKEHNPVTSSIEGRITDLKGVSPSPTPTPAPTADSGGSPGTTLPTATATPSPTATATATVPPQVTTITAADLTAQLAALPAGTSELIIPLTASTGGAQVVLPGSVLVQQAAAKPNTVLTFTSTGGASYSLPLSIINGTALAAQLGTSDFTVTVSLLQADTATLDSLNKAIAAQAGSVTLAAPVIEFSITAEAGNKSVPLNSFGSTYVKRTITATGALSSQGATAVSYDPATGKLSFVPSLFAGLSGGNTEVTIKRNSNSYYTVVKSSKTFGDTTGHWAQSSIELLASKLIITGTSSTAFSPSLSITRAEFAALITRSLGLASASGGATFSDVSTGAWYADAVQTAASAGLITGYTDGSFKPGSPISRQEMAAVLSKAIKYTGKTLTADPAVLAKFSDASSIPAWSKSAIAEIAAEGIIQGTPDGAFAPSKLATRAEAATMLEKTLKSLQFIN
- the serS gene encoding serine--tRNA ligase translates to MLDMNWIRENEDIVRKTAEWKKVAFPLTELLEWDDRRRQARRETEQRRAERNALTKEVERLLRQGDAAGGEQAKEQVREINGQLTTLEAGLLEAERRCGELLLLAPNPISADTPIGPDDSANVELRRHGSPPVFGFSARDHVELGELHGILDIPRGVKAGGPRSYVLKGAGLLLHLAVQRLALDVLMQRGFTVMDVPVIVRPEALERTGFFPGGMDQTYELTGEKRWLAGTSEVSLVSLYSDEILDLEAPLRLAGMSACFRREVGSAGRDVRGLYRVHQFSKIEQVVMCRNDAGESEQMLQEILGNAEHILQLLELPYRVVAVCSGDMAMKTHKQYDIETWMPSRDAYGETHSASNLLDFQARRSGIRYRDEDGRLQYCHTLNNTAVATPRILIPLLENHQQEDGSVYIPQALRPYMGGAEKLML
- the ssuE gene encoding NADPH-dependent FMN reductase; translated protein: MAKIVVINGTPSLVSRINAVIEYAEEDLRERGFEVERINVAELPAEDLIHTKFESEAIVKANGLVAEADAVIVVSPVYKASYTGVLKTFLDLVPQKGLAGKIVLPLFMGGSLAHLLAIDYALKPVLSVLGARHILGGVYAVDSQAVRNDQGVVELAEELKLRLNSVLEELADETAHKAGRKAGE